Below is a genomic region from Azoarcus sp. KH32C.
GCGTCGAGGACGAACTCGGTCTGCATGGATCGACTGACGCGCCAACCCACGATGTAGCGGGCGAAGACGTCGACCACAAAGGCGACGTACACGAACCCCTGCCAGGTCGAGACATACGTAAAGTCGGACACCCACAATTGGTTTGGGCGCTGGGCGACGAACTGGCGATTGACGCGATCGAGCGGACACGGCGCAATCGAATCCGGGCGGGTGGTCCGCAGCGCCTTTCCGCGCATTGCACCGCGCAAACCCTGGGCACGCATCAGCCGTTCAACCGTGCAGCGGGCGACCTCGACGCCTTCCCGCTGCAACTGCCGCCATACCTTGCGCGCTCCATACACCTGCAGATTTGCCTCCCAGATCCGCTCGATGTGCCCCTCCAGCACCTCGTCGCGACGGGCTCGCAGACAGCGCAAGGCGGGATCACGCCGACGGGCTACCGCGCGACGATAGGCCGACGGGGCAACCTGCAGCACCCTGCAGATCGGCTCGACCCCGAAGCGCTCGCGGTGCGTGTCGATGAAACTGTTCATCACTTGTTGCGGCGGTCGAGCTCCGCCTGCGCGAAATACGCGCTGGCAAGGCGCAGAATCTCGTTGGCCTTCTTCAGCTCGCGGACCTCGCGCTCGAGCTCCTTGATGCGGGCCGCCTCTGCAGTGCTGACCCCATCACGCTGCCCGGTGTCCCGCTCGTACCGGCGCACCCAGTTCGACAGCGTCTGCGCGCTGCAACCGATCTTGGCCGCGATCGATTCGATCGCCGCCCACTGTGATCCATGCTGGTCGCGCTGCTCGAACACCATGCGCACGGCCCGCTCGCGCACTTCGGGGGAGAACTTCGTCGTCTTCTTCATGGCTCCATCTTCTCAAGAGTTGGAGCCTCCGCGAAACCCGGGGCGATTCAGACAGTCACGGTCGAGTGGAGCAAGCGCGACCGCTACGGAAGGCTCGTTGGCAAGCTTCGCAGCACGGACGGCAGTGACCTGAATCTCGCGCAGCTCACGCAGGGGATGGCGTGGTGGTATCGGGACTACCGGAAGGAGCAGCCTCGCGAAGATCAGGTCGTTTATGAGAGCGCTGAAGCCGTCGCCAGGGCAAATCAGGTGGGACCATAAGGCGATGCCGCCCTGGGAGTACAGGAAGGCCAGAAAGCGCCGCCGCTCGCCGGAATCGCTCTGGGAGCGCATTTTTTCCGGGTAAAGCGGGCCGAGTATCGCCTCAACCGGTTTGACCTGCCGCTGCCGGTCATTCCCCGGTCAGCGGCAGCCCTGATCGTTTCATCAGGCCGACTTCCTGCCGCGTCTGGCCTTCGGAGCTTCGGCACGGCTCGCGGCGACGCGTTTGAGGAGTTCGGCGGCGGGCTCGTCGTTCGGGTCTTGCGGCACGAGTTCGCCCCGGAAGGCTTTGGCGAGCAGGGCCGGGGTCAGTTGCCCGGCCTGCTTGCGGGCGGCGGCGTAGCGGGCTTCGAGGCGGTCGGCGAAGGCGAACAGGGTTTCGACGCGGCGGACGATTTCCATCATTTCCGTTCCGGGGGGGCATGCAATCGGCAGCGTATTAAGTGCCTGTTGCGTGAGCTTTGCTCGGCCGGTGGTGCCGCTCAACCAAGGGATTACCTTGTAGTACATAAGGGCAAAGCAGAGGTAGTCGTTTGCTGTCTTGGTCGGTGCCCGCAAGACGTGTGCATGGTTGTTGACCCAGCACTTTCCGCTTGACCGATAGGCTATTGGCTTTTCACGGCCATAGAACGTTTCATCTTCTGTGACG
It encodes:
- a CDS encoding IS3 family transposase (programmed frameshift), with amino-acid sequence MKKTTKFSPEVRERAVRMVFEQRDQHGSQWAAIESIAAKIGCSAQTLSNWVRRYERDTGQRDGVSTAEAARIKELEREVRELKKANEILRLASALFRAGGARPPQQVMNSFIDTHRERFGVEPICRVLQVAPSAYRRAVARRRDPALRCLRARRDEVLEGHIERIWEANLQVYGARKVWRQLQREGVEVARCTVERLMRAQGLRGAMRGKALRTTRPDSIAPCPLDRVNRQFVAQRPNQLWVSDFTYVSTWQGFVYVAFVVDVFARYIVGWRVSRSMQTEFVLDALEQALWARQPERNALVHHSDRGSQYVSIRYSERLAEAGIEPSVGSRGDSYDNALAETINGLYKAEVIHRRGPWKSVEAVELATLEWVSWFNHHRLLEPIGYIPPAEAEANYYRNLSEQAVAA
- a CDS encoding thermonuclease family protein, whose protein sequence is MLVALLEHHAHGPLAHFGGELRRLLHGSIFSRVGASAKPGAIQTVTVEWSKRDRYGRLVGKLRSTDGSDLNLAQLTQGMAWWYRDYRKEQPREDQVVYESAEAVARANQVGP